The DNA segment tgcagggggacaatgctggagagctgagaatggagtgtttagtgTTCAGTATTAAGGTGCAGGAAGGCAGTACTGGAGAGCTGAGCATGGAGTGTTTAGTgttcattattaaggtgcaggacGGCAGTGCTGgtgagctgagaatggagtgtttagtgctcattattaaggtgcaggaaGGCAGTGCTGGAGAGccgagaatggagtgtttagtgctcattattaaggtgcaggaaGGCAGTGCTGGCTGATTTGAAGGAAAGTCCCTTTAAGATCTGCTATTGTTGCTCAGTGGttactccacctctctctctctaattacACAGTGCAGTACTGGCTCCTCCATCACCCACAATTTGTGGCTGCATGTAATAAATAGGTAGTTTCCAATGATAAACAGCAGCCTTTTCAAATTATAGCACCTCcttaacttgaaaaaaaaaagaagcattttaTGACTTATATCCAGCTGCAGCTTTCTCTCTTTCACAAGTTAGAGAACAGGGAAGAACTAACAATTTGTCAAATGACAGCGTGTTCGTATCATCCTCGATTCAGTTTGTAGAGTGGCTAGTATCCCTCTCTTCAGGATCCAAAGATGAAAGGTCAGTATGATAATGGATATTTAAAGGGAACCTGTGATTTGGAACTTGGACCCCTAAAACAGATAcaataattaaactaattaacTTCTTCAGCAGTCAGGTAAGTGAAGGTACAGATAATTAAGGTAATTTAGGTCAAGGCAGGTACTTAAAAGTTATTTAGAGGCATTTCAAACCCAGTAGAGACTTTTTTAAACTTGGTTTTAAAACCATACATCTAATAAGAGATGTGGTGTACAATTGTATTTCACCAAAGATTCCAGTGGCGGTAAATAGTGGTTAAACTACCACTCAGAAACTGAACCAGTTACAATGGACAGCATCACTGCAAATACATGTTATCACAAGTTATCTCTTCTTGTAAAGGCTGAACTGCACAGAGCACAATTCAGTCAGTGCAAAAACCTAAAATGTAACTGAATCAACAGTGGGATAAGTTAAGTACTTGTAGTGATCGCTTTAATTGAATCAACAGTGGGATAAGTTAAGTACTTGTAGTAATCGCTTCAATTTGGGTGACAAAATGAAGTTAAAATATAAAAGACAATGgtaatttatataaaatgataaacCTGTAATCTATGaaataccacattatatatagacacacacatctTATATACTTACACACACCAGGgacgcccattccaggttttattacattttatttatttatttatttattttaaattttgaatCTCCAATTGTTTTAAATTTTCTCCCAATtgggaatgcccaattatttttctccttcaccgcggcgattccccacacagttcAGGGACCcgaggttcagtgggcgtcctccgatcccacgagctAAATCTGAGtcttttttacacccaggaactcgagagcggatgtccgCAGGATACCGGCTTCTGGAGGACAAAgtccagcccagcaaatctctgCGCCTGACCTGTAGGGGTCGCCGCAgagcggtgaggagaaacagtaaGCCGGATCCCCCCCCCCagagtccccagtgaagaccagctgCCTTGCACAACCAGGGTTCAGACTTGCGATCTCTGggtgtatgactcaccctgcatgccGCGTGgcaatgcttttaccaggtgagccattcggggACCCCCAGGTTTTATTACGAGTTTGATTAGCAACAGTGTAACTGTACCAAGCTCAGGTatgccttattaaactcgtagtaaaactgAGAACgcatcaaactgctttgcaatgggagtcatttccatccctgtatactACTGTCTATTCCTGGCAACAAGCAGACCACAAAATAAACCTAACCACAGTATAACATCCCTCCCCAAACCCTACTGTTATTCCTAGActtaaaaaaaatccttcagCCTAGTAGAAGCCTAACAGGAACAGCATGTTTGTGATTCCTTGGGTTTTTTGTTCAATACGGTCTTTATTATTGTTCTCCAGTACACAGCAGAGTGGCACACTGACCATCACCACTGaccctttaaaaacaaacagtcacaaGCAGATGAAACAAAAAGCTTAAAATACATTGTATGCACTATTTACATTTTGGCAGCAGTGCAGTCAGACACATTAACTAACACTTAGgggaaacaaaatgttaaaaacactcTCAAAATGTACCTATTTGAGCCGATGCAGCCGCCCTCTTTACAGTGTTTGAAGAGTGCTTCTCTTCTCATTTACCACAACAAACCGCTTAGAAATATCAGCTTcggcataaaaaaataacataaaacagtgttttccCAGAAACCTTCATGATAGTAAACCTCTGGGTGGGGGTTTGAGAAATATCACTGTAATCTGTTCTTCAGTAACACTCTGGGTAACATACCAGTCAACCCACAAAGACAGCTTTTTGCTTTAATGCAGCTGCCAGCATCTGGTacttagaaagaaagaaaaaatatatatatatatatattttttactataaaaaaaataataattacagctcTGTCTATAGGGTGATTCAAAAATCATTTGATCACTTTACAGCTGGAAAACTGGTGGCACAGTTGTCCCCTTTTTGATATGTGCCCAAACATACCATCCCCTTCCCACAGTCTCCTGTTGCTACCTGCAGTGTACCATTGCTTACTTTCCCACCTCTCTGTAAACTTTTGAACCACTGTACATGTGGGAGGTAATGGGACAGTTCTGATTGCACTGTTGCTGGTCCCATTCGATTGATCTGTTAGCCCCCTAATACAAGCCCACAGCAGTATGGGATGGGCAACTGGGGCTTCAAGCacgaaaataaatacataaataaaaggaaaaaaaaatcaacaggcatgtgcaaaaaaagaaatactgtagcTAAAAATCACTTTCCCTTTAAAGGATTATTTTGATTTTTTCAAATGGGATTTTAACTGTGTCTTTACTTCCAAAGACTGGGGAAAGTTGAATCTGATTTCTTTGCATATCTCGAAGGAGCAAGCACAAAGTAAAGGAAGTGAGCTAGCTAAGCTAGCAAGCACAAAGTAAAGTAAGTGAGCTAGCTAAGCTAGACAGCATGTTCAGTGTCAGATCACCCCCACAGCCCTTAAAAGAATACACCAGGAATTCAAAAGTGAAACTGCAAAATAAACAGCCCCACAATGAAAACAACTTTAGTTACGCATCCTCAGAAAAGCTCTGGTTGCAAAAACGTTTGTGTAATATCTCATAAACAGtaagaaaacaacaaacacataGCCTAACGGTAAATGTGCAGTGGTCAACAATCAGTTTTAGGATTAATACAGGCCATTAACAAACACACCATGTGCAGAAAAAAAGCTATGATTCACATACTGATAAAAGCGTGCCAAATAAATCTAGTGATAAAGTTATCAAACTTGAAGTGCGGTCTACTACACAACCGCTAGTAAAGGTATTTCTATTACTCTGCAAATGTTGCTGTACCTTTAAGGGGAGGGGCGGTCAGTGGACTCGGTCTTTTGGTCTTTAGACTTTCCATCCACATGGTGGTGCAATACTTTGAGCTCTCTGCTGTATCAGAACTGCGACGGGGTGGGGGTAATTATAGGACTGATCCTGACACCTGGTGGCCTGAATCAATTAAGTAACAAGGTTCTGAAGTAAGTTTTCATACCAGTTACAGTAACTTAAATAAGAACATTTTCAACAGCATCATAATAAAAGTCTACAAAGGGAAACTTAATTGAACCCACTATTTCCCATTTAAAAGTGCTCTTGCATAGATTATATTGGGGAAACCACGGCTACAAAAAATGCCATACCGAAATAAACACAAAGTCATTTTTGTAACTTCTGCTTTTTTCTATGAATTACTGCAGTGCCAAGTTTATAGATAGTGTGGAAGGGACAGGGCTCCATAGCTGGGATCTAGAAATCCACACCCAGGCCCAGTCTATAGACAGTAGTATTACACAATACCCCTGAAAGAGCTTTCACAGATTCTGATTTGAACTGCTGGTAATTAGCACCTCTGTCCTCACAAACAGGGTTCTGCATTCTGCTTCTAGAACCAACACCAAACAGCGGCACAGGAGTGCAAGaacaaaaaaatcattttcatttttttaaagcttttgctACACAGGTTTTGcatcttttttttgcaaaacgcTACTTTTAGGGGAAAGGGGTTGGGGTATTGTGGAATAGCGCTATTGAAACAGCAGCATTAAGCTTTCTGTTTACAAAGTGGAAGCGATGGGGCCATGCACACCATCTCTAGCGTTGATGAGGAAGAGTGCAAGGGTTAAAGTTCATCTTTATAAAGTAAAAAGACTATTAAATAGAAcgccaaaacacacacactcatacagacagacagacagacagacagacagacagacagacagacagacagatagatagatagataaaggaAGGCACTTGTTCTGTGGATTCCACATGAAGtctaagcactttttttttttaatgaaagtgcAATACTATTGCTCTGGTAGTCTAGTTTTGTTTCATTACCTTCATAGCCCATGATCTCCCAACCATGAACACTAACCCAACTCAAGTGTGTGTCTATGGGCTTGTCTTGTGCATCTCTAAAACAGACATCCTCAAAAGATTTATTTGGGATTAAAACACTCTGAGAGTGAGCTTTCAAGACCACACTTTGCAATTTAAATATTGTACTGTGCGACTGAGATCTTGATAACAGGAAGTCTTTCTAAAATCATttagacacattattattattatggaagaATGGGCTGGCGAGTGTGCTGTTGGGTGAATAACTGAGAATTGTGATTTAGGGGTAGGATTTAGGGGTACTCTCCCCTAAACACTATTCCAAACATCAGTGTCCACCTACCAGACAAACTTTAATTATCACACTTTTACCCTGCTCCCACCCTGCCTCCCGCCCGCCCTGTGGCAGTGTGCACAGCACACATTCTCAGGTCTGCCAAGGTTTCTTGTCCCTCCCGCGGTGATCAGGAATGTGTTTGAAGCGGCACTTGTCTCCAAAATGGCAGCCGGTGGTTCTCCAGAAGTAACATTCATTTCTGTGAACGGGGCCTTTGCGCCTGGGCCTaaacagagaaataaataaataaataaataaatcagactaCCCCCAAGAAAGCAATATGACAGATACAACTAATAATGCAGAATACCTTGGTTCTAGATCCCCTTATTTAAAAACTGGACAACAATTTAATCAAAGTAGGTTAGTACAGGCTTTTAGAGATCAATAGCTCTTTTGGAAAAGTGCGTAGATTTTTCAAAGTGCAGACctctcttttaaatatttacactCTCAGCCAATGGGCTTGATAGTAAACACAGTTGGCGATTCCCCCAGTGGTTAGGGAGTGTAAGTGCAGGCACAGGGCCCTGGATGGAGTAATGGTCTGAAGCACTGCATGCTGGCTAGGTTACCCGGTGGTGGAAGTGGCTGCTGGCTGGGGTTTGGCAGGCTGTGCAGGCGCAGGTACCGGAAAGACTGCTGGCCTCTGTGGTGAAGCGGGGTCTCGCTGGGGTCGTCTGTCTGGGTAGCGGATCACCAGCCTGGTGCTCTCAATCTCCTTGCCCTGGAACAGCAGAAACACCATGACAATTCCATTTCGTTTAAGAGGAACTTTGTTGTACATGACTTGCTTCACTTTAACTGAGTGTTTGGTCCAAGGACTGACCTGCAGCTTCTCCATCGCAGTGGCCGCTGCTGTTGCACTTATGAAATTCACAAAGGCACAGAATCTTTCGTGGAGAACACGAATACTGTCGATCTCTCCATAACTGCAGAGAGGGAGGAACAGGTATCAGGGGAGCGTGCTGTAAAGGTGCCCTTGATGGCAATTAAGAAACACCACACAAATGAGACAGTTCTACAGAAGGATAAAGGTTAGCTGtaaaacagaagaaataaaaactGCATGGAGCGCTCCCTACCTTTTGAACAGGTCTCGCAGCTGTTTCTCCTTTACATCAACCGTCACGTTCCCCACCCAGAGAGAGGCACAAGGGTTTCTGGGAGAAAACACAGACAGGAGTCAGATTCCTCCCAGTCTTTTACCTACTCCAGAAATCAACTCACTTAACTGAACAGACATCATTGTTAAAGACAAAGGATAAAGCATCAAGTGAGGAGTGTTGTCACCCAAAGTGCCCACAAGAAAAAAACACCCCATATTTAGATTTAGTATTAGTATCACATAATTTGTGTTAGTggattgtttttatataaaataaaataaaataaaaatttactGATTGCTCAAGATTCAATGCTAAATATGAAAACAGCTCTTACCCAGATTGGTCCAGCAAAGAGTCTAGGTCAGCCGCCACttcagacaaagaaaaaaaaggtgtaaGAGAATTGTGCCATGTTCATACAGCAGACAGAATGTGCAGTAGTGTGAGGCAGGAGTGCTCTCTGAGAATGTTTACTCAATGCCCAAGtccatagaaaaaaaacattgttcctCATACTTTTACTGCAATCAAATGTTCTTTGTGCAGCCATAGCAATTAATGTGAATACAATAACCTTTCAAGAATCAGTACAAAAGCAGGCATGGAAattaagactcccactgcatggCTGTTTGATCCACTCCCgatttcactatgagtttaagatGAGACACCtcagcttgttgcctatacactgtggctaatcaagcttgtattacaATCTGGAACTGctaagcaataggagtcttatctcAATCTCTGCAAAAGTTATGGGATGTACTTTAATAAGCACAGCATATCCCTCCTTCCcccagaaataaaaacaaatcacccACATCTTTAGAAATATAAAGATTGTAAACAGTGGTCTCCCAAtcagcaattaaaaacaaaatagggTAAATACTGTGATATCATGGAGCGCATCAGGAGGAAGCAGCCTAGCAGTATTGTATAAATAAGGAAAccagcaaaatacaaatacaactaGTCAGTACAAAATAACTCAGTTTCTGCGGTTAATGAAGGCCTCCACAGAAGGCATTGATCATGGAGGATTTTAATTAGCCAGATACCGACAGGGAGAACAGCATTGTAGAGTTTGTGCAGGACTGCTTTCTCTTGCAGTGTCTTCAGACAACCGTGTCAGTATTGATTTTTCAATAAGCAttcaagaaaagaaaataagaaaaatagtcATTTAAGTAGAGGTGTCACGACAGGTTATACATATTAGGGGGTGCAGACTCTCTTTAGCTCTTTAAAAGAGACCAATTTATCTTACCAGCCTACTCAAGAGCCTTCCAATAAAGGAAATGTCAGGATAATGGCACATATCCTCAATGAGGGTTAAAAAGCAGAAACTCATACAATTGTTTATAAAAAAGTGAAACAAACCCAGAGGCTTTATTTTAGCGCCAACCTCTGGCTCCCCCTATGGCAATGGAGAGTAGTGCTTACCTTTGGCAGCTTCAGGAGAGGCCAGGACTCCCTGCACTGTGGTGAACCTGTCTAACAAGAGAATGCTCTGCTGTAGATTAAACCCCAGCTCCTGTTGGAAAAAACGAGAAATTTACTTTTCATACACAAACAGTACTTCATACAACATATAACTGACATCCTTTTTAACTAGCAAGTTTAATCTGATGAGTGTAGTATGCATCACTGCAATCTCATTTTCAGTTCTATATAGGAGTGAACTCAGCAGAAGTTAAAACTGAGACCTCATCCATCattcctgttttaaatacaatacaatattgatttttgtgttgttacataccattttttttcttcaaataaatcaataaggtcattaaaaactgtaaaatcaaaTAGTCATTTCAAATGGTTTCGAaagtaaaatcattaaaaagaTAACTAACTAGATGAAGACGTACCATGAGATGAAGGACTCTGCAGTTGAAGATCTCATTCACAGCATCCTCACAGTTCTGGTCCAGCTTCAGCACCACACTCAAGGCTTTCACTGCCTCGCTGTACCTCtaaaacaccacacacaaacaGGTCAGCACTATCCTCGGCTCTCTATCAATCATCATTTTGACTGCTCCAGTGACAAAACCAGAATCCTGTTCAAAAGCCTTTGCAGACAGACACTGGGGAGGATCTGCTCAGAAGCTAAGcattgattgtttttttgttttttttttacaaccgaCTATAAGACAAACGGACCTTCATCCCCATTAATGCTCTCCCTTTCCGGAAATAGCCCTTTGGCCAATCAGCAGCGAGCTGGATTGATGTTTCAGCATCAGCGAGTGCAGAGTTGTACTGCTCCACACATTCATAACAGTACGAGCGATTCCCGAAAAACctgtccagagagagagagagagagagagagagagagagagagagagagagagagagagagagagagagagagagagagagagagagagagagagagagagagagagagagagagcattgcaAGAATGATTAAATACTATACTGTTACTCAAACAGTGGTTGTCATGCTTTACAGGATCAAATACAGCAGCAGAAGCACCAGCAGCATCATACCTGTAATCCTTTGGATCATATTTGATTGCTTCTGTAAACATAGCGACTGCCTGAGAATACTGCCCTTGCTCCACCAACTTGATCCCTTTTTCTGggacagaaaagaaaaataattcacGGACACCATCCAATAATAATGTAGGATCCCTCCTTGGCCCACTCTGTCGTTCTCTTTTAATTTAAAggcattttgaaaatatttgGCAGCCCAGAAAGACCATTTTAGTAAGAGATTAGGTGGTCATGGCAGAGGGATTTCAAAGAAATCTTGAATCCTGAAAGCAGGTGCAACTTTTAAAAGGCTAGTCTGTATTAGGCAAACCCATGGTCATGGCAGAATAAGACTTTTAGATGGTAAACCGCTAGAGACAAAGACATATGATTACTAAAAAGGGCCAGGAGACACAGGAGAGTTGTATTACAACACAGGAATAATAAATATAGCAAAAGGTGCTTGAACTTGCGTGCAGCATAAACAACATTTcttacaaaaatattatttttcttttgacaGCATCGCACCAAGAACAAGCTTTTGCAACGGCTAATGGATTACCGGAGGACCCTCTAATCAAAGGGTTTGTTGGTAGAGACTGTTAGACAGAGAGCATGCAGTAGGTACTGTAGGTTACTGTGCCCTATTGTCCCCATACATAATTGAGAACAAAGTACATCAAGCTGACAGTATAATGGCATTTCATTTTAAGCTATGGGACATACACAGAGTTATTTTTGCAAATACCTGAATGCTAAACTTGCAGTCAACTCCACCAGTGTGCAATTAATATTGAAAACATGTCAACTGCATGcttttatgaggtgcagcattgaAGAGAGGCCAAACGACGTTTGGCAGTTTGTGTTATTCACTAATAGCTATGAAAAAACATACCCTTAAAGAAATATACATGTTTCCAGAATGCATGCATCTTTCACATATGTCATTTTATGAGATCTGCCAgatatcatttgtattttgtctgAATTTGTTTGAATGAAAATCAAGACGAGGCATTCAATTATGTCAAGCAAGAGAGTTAATTGAACTTTTGAAAGTGTACACGATGTATAGTACAGACCAACAAAAGAGTCAATGTAACAATGGGTACAGTAAATACAACACTAGATTATTTAAACATCACTACCATGCCACATGACAACAGAGCATCCTGTAAACACTGGGGTGCGATAGTGGCAAACTTCTGCTTTTCTTAGTTAAGCACAGTAGACAGCTATAAAGACAGAAAAGAAACGCTGAATTCCATTACCTGCCAAAGGTGTGCTCCTCTTTGTGCCTGTGTCTGTACCATTCACCTGAAACAGATGCACGTGAGTGTGGATTATTCCTCTAAGACTGCAACTCTCAATTTGTAAAGGGTCTCCACTGCCGGAGTTCTCGTTCGCTTTTCAGATACTGCTCTGAACAATTTTTAGAAACctgcaattactttaaaatatatttttagaacaTGTTACTACACATATTGGCTAAAAAGAAAACAGGTAAAAAGTGCACAGTGAATAGAATGAGATGCTGGAGGTGAACATCACTTGCCCCAGACTAACCTCTCCAGTTTTGGCCTCATTCTCTTTGTTTTCTTTGGACATGCGACTCGCTTTGGTTCGGCTCTTTGGTTTGATGTGACTGGCAGCGTTGGCTACAAAAGCACTGTTTACATCCCACTCTGGTTCCTGGGAGAAAGACGGAACACATACAGGAAGCACGGTTTCAACCTGAATTAAACTGaagcaatatattatatataaatgacTCATATAACAGAACTATTAACACATTATTGAATTCTCTATACAGGTATTACAGATCACAACAATATACTACAAAACTAAATTCATGAAAAAAAGTTCTAgaactataaaactataaaataacatatttctaTAAACACAACCAGATATGCATGTATGTTCATATGTATAATTCTACAATAGTTATCTCCTATGCAGAACCGTACAACAGGTTCCTGTTTTATAAACCCTATGCTGGGTCTGTGGTAGAAGCACGACCCTCTAGCTTACCTCCTCGGTGGAGCTGTGGTTGGATTTGTGGTTGTTCTTGTTCCCTGTGGCAGCCAGCGGCTGTGTGGCTCTCCCCATGCTGTGCGAGACCAGCTCTCTCACCTCCTCAGCCTCCTCCTCACTCTCGctctcctcctcatcttcctcttcttcctgcaaacacacaaacacacacagtgctgttAGCACAGAGGTATACGGCAGATAGCGCTGTCAGCTTCCCCATACTGCGTCAATGCAACTACCATGCCCCAGAGAGAACACTGTCTCACAGAGAGAGAGGTGGTGGAACTAAGTGGCCCTGCCTCAGCCACTAAACAGACTTTCTATTACTGCCGAGCCTGCCTGACATTCAAATCCGTCCATTGTGGATTCAGCTATTCAACAAGGATTCAGGGCTGAGCTGAGAACAGTGGTCACAGTGGTGAAACTGTCAAATGGACTTTCCTGATCATGCCTGTTTAATCTTTTTTtgtagttatgtatttatttagatctTTACATGCATGTATTTGGGGAGGTATTATTTACCTGCTCATTGTCTTCGCTCTCTTTTACCTTTTCCAGTTTCTTTCTTTCCCTCTGtcgctgaaaaataaaacaaaaacagtgtttcAACTGTAGTGAGAAGCCTTCCCCAAGCTGAATCAACCAAGCACTCACAGCAGTACAATGAAGACTCCCATCCACTGCTATTAATGGAGCGGGCCACGAGTGAATTCTGAGATAAAACTACTAGAATAGTTCCTCAGTGTTAAGGCTGATGTTAGAAGTGAATGTGTTTGAAGGGAGTGAATTGGTGTAGTACCCCTTCCACACGCTTTGAACTCCATTCCAATGTGGATGACTCAGGACATTCAGTTTCCATTGCTCCTCGCCTCGCTACCAAAGCAAAGCATAAAAcggtacactaaaaaaaaaagttaatgaaaaGCGAACTTCAATCTAAACTAAACTTCAATCCTGGATAACTGATCCAAAAGTCTTGCTTTTAACTTCAACCAGAAAGCCTAATGATGTCTTGAGGCCTCCACTAACAGGGGACCTGGAGCAGGAGAGCTTCTTTGGTTATCATGTCAACTCACCTTTTTTTTGGCCCGTCGTTTTTCTGCTTTTCGTCTGGCTC comes from the Acipenser ruthenus chromosome 13, fAciRut3.2 maternal haplotype, whole genome shotgun sequence genome and includes:
- the LOC117417812 gene encoding uncharacterized protein LOC117417812 isoform X2, translating into MDYGEGTLDNSARGMTLIQDEGMSLEESLGEEERARRKAEKRRAKKKRQRERKKLEKVKESEDNEQEEEEDEEESESEEEAEEVRELVSHSMGRATQPLAATGNKNNHKSNHSSTEEEPEWDVNSAFVANAASHIKPKSRTKASRMSKENKENEAKTGEVNGTDTGTKRSTPLAEKGIKLVEQGQYSQAVAMFTEAIKYDPKDYRFFGNRSYCYECVEQYNSALADAETSIQLAADWPKGYFRKGRALMGMKRYSEAVKALSVVLKLDQNCEDAVNEIFNCRVLHLMELGFNLQQSILLLDRFTTVQGVLASPEAAKVAADLDSLLDQSGNPCASLWVGNVTVDVKEKQLRDLFKSYGEIDSIRVLHERFCAFVNFISATAAATAMEKLQGKEIESTRLVIRYPDRRPQRDPASPQRPAVFPVPAPAQPAKPQPAATSTTGPRRKGPVHRNECYFWRTTGCHFGDKCRFKHIPDHRGRDKKPWQT
- the LOC117417812 gene encoding uncharacterized protein LOC117417812 isoform X1: MVAPMRFTKDICRLLGIASDDPTERREEQMDYGEGTLDNSARGMTLIQDEGMSLEESLGEEERARRKAEKRRAKKKRQRERKKLEKVKESEDNEQEEEEDEEESESEEEAEEVRELVSHSMGRATQPLAATGNKNNHKSNHSSTEEEPEWDVNSAFVANAASHIKPKSRTKASRMSKENKENEAKTGEVNGTDTGTKRSTPLAEKGIKLVEQGQYSQAVAMFTEAIKYDPKDYRFFGNRSYCYECVEQYNSALADAETSIQLAADWPKGYFRKGRALMGMKRYSEAVKALSVVLKLDQNCEDAVNEIFNCRVLHLMELGFNLQQSILLLDRFTTVQGVLASPEAAKVAADLDSLLDQSGNPCASLWVGNVTVDVKEKQLRDLFKSYGEIDSIRVLHERFCAFVNFISATAAATAMEKLQGKEIESTRLVIRYPDRRPQRDPASPQRPAVFPVPAPAQPAKPQPAATSTTGPRRKGPVHRNECYFWRTTGCHFGDKCRFKHIPDHRGRDKKPWQT